From a single Phragmites australis chromosome 7, lpPhrAust1.1, whole genome shotgun sequence genomic region:
- the LOC133924145 gene encoding probable protein phosphatase 2C 39 codes for MVDEELFYKSTNDHISSDEEDMLVRSCSNLNVSFGYHCDSYQSFSPENDYVSLKKKFGTNAMMESRNGSFTCLSGAAISANFTLANTNICKGLIGEEILPELDSPNSFRKIVSSPSMSRLDLLSTSQGSPVSTESSIFEISKNLWRSSAPTTVSSNFLTSTEVKMAGGAAGEDRVQAVCSEKNGWLICGIYDGFNGRDAADFLAVTLYDNIVYYLYLLESRIKQQNGWDNSSESSLNGVKSELTLTMRIAENEDMKYSETFRAGVLNCLATAVEQAENDFLCMVEQEMDDRPDLVSVGSCVLVVLLHGKDLCILNLGDSRAVLASMPYAENGTLKAIQLTEIHSLENPLEYQKLLADHPNDSSVVRGNKIKGKLKVTRAFGVGYLKQKKLNDALMGILRVRDLCSPPYVNTNPHTLSHKVTDDDLFVVLGSDGLFDFFSNDEVVQLVYRFMHDNPIGDPAKYLIEQLLLKAAKEAALTAEELMRIPVGSRRKYHDDVTIIVITLGNAQRTMTASTSL; via the exons ATGGTGGATGAAGAATTGTTTTATAAGAGCACTAATGATCACATCAGCTCTGATGAAGAAGATATGCTTGTAAGGAGTTGTAGCAATCTCAATGTCAGCTTTGGATACCATTGTGATTCGTATCAGAGCTTTTCTCCTGAAAATGATTATGTCTCTCTTAAGAAGAAATTTGGAACTAATGCCATGATGGAGTCACGAAATGGCTCATTTACTTGTTTATCTGGTGCCGCAATTAGTGCAAATTTCACACTGGCCAATACAAATATTTGCAAGGGTCTTATTGGTGAAGAAATTTTACCAGAACTAGATTCTCCAAACTCTTTCAGAAAAATTGTTTCGTCTCCATCAATGTCAAGATTGGACTTGTTATCCACCTCACAAGGCAGCCCTGTATCAACTGAGAGCTCTATATTTGAAATCAGTAAAAATCTTTGGAGGTCCAGCGCTCCAACAACTGTATCATCTAATTTTCTAACCAGTACAGAGGTGAAAATGGCTGGTGGAGCTGCTGGAGAGGATAGAGTCCAAGCTGTGTGCTCTGAGAAAAATGGATGGTTGATTTGTGGAATATATGATGGATTTAATGGGAGAGATGCTGCTGATTTTCTAGCAGTAACACTATATGATAACATAGTATATTACTTATACTTGTTGGAGTCAAGGATTAAGCAACAAAATGGTTGGGATAATTCATCAGAAAGCTCTCTTAATGGTGTTAAAAGTGAGTTGACGCTAACCATGAGAATTGCAGAAAATGAGGACATGAAATATTCTGAAACATTTCGGGCtggtgtgcttaattgccttgctACTGCTGTTGAGCAAGCTGAGAATGACTTCTTATGCATGGTTGAACAAGAGATGGATGATAGACCAGATTTAGTTTCAGTAGGGTCTTGTGTTCTTGTTGTACTTCTTCATGGAAAAGATCTGTGCATACTAAATCTTGGGGATAGTAGAGCTGTGCTGGCTTCCATGCCATATGCAGAAAATGGTACCTTAAAGGCCATTCAATTGACGGAGATCCACTCACTCGAAAATCCATTGGAGTACCAAAAACTTTTAGCAGATCATCCCAACGATTCTTCTGTTGTAAGGGGtaacaaaataaaaggaaagcTGAAGGTTACTCGTGCTTTTGGAGTTGGCTACCTAAAACAG AAAAAGTTAAATGATGCACTCATGGGAATTCTCCGAGTTCGCGATTTGTGCAGCCCACCTTACGTTAATACAAATCCACACACATTGAGCCACAAAGTTACAGATGATGATTTGTTTGTTGTGCTTGGTAGTGATGGCTTATTTGATTTCTTCAGCAACGATGAAGTTGTTCAGTTGGTTTATCGATTTATGCATGATAATCCAATTGGGGATCCTGCAAAATATCTCATCGAACAACTTTTACTCAAAGCGGCCAAAGAAGCAG CTTTAACAGCTGAAGAGTTGATGAGGATACCTGTTGGGAGTAGGAGAAAGTACCACGATGATGTGACCATCATTGTTATCACCCTTGGAAATGCGCAGAGGACAATGACTGCATCAACTTCCTTGTGA
- the LOC133924146 gene encoding uncharacterized protein LOC133924146, which produces MDVFIHEDYVNKRNEVRREQRRQQLRVLQVEGDPDASRPAPTRRESPRVPAQCLTPTGVSSFSVRSPAASASPTAAAEEAAAWAAEHHLFDCLKPY; this is translated from the coding sequence ATGGACGTGTTCATCCACGAGGACTACGTGAACAAGCGCAACGAGGTGAGGAGGGAGCAGAGGAGGCAGCAGCTGCGCGTGCTGCAGGTGGAGGGCGACCCCGACGCGTCCCGGCCGGCGCCGACGCGCCGAGAGAGCCCGAGGGTGCCAGCTCAGTGCCTGACGCCGACCGGCGTGTCGTCGTTCAGCGTCAGGTCCCCCGCGGCGAGCGCGTCGCCGactgcggcggcggaggaggctgCCGCTTGGGCGGCGGAGCATCACCTCTTCGACTGCCTCAAGCCGTACTAG